GCGGAATGCGGTCACCTGACACGGATCGAGAATGTCGGGTGCGAGCACCGTCGCGCGCGACGCGAGTCGCCAATCGGTTCGCCAATACAGATTCGTGGCCAACCGCAACTCGGCGCGCTTCATGGGCTCGGGCTCGTACCCGCAGCTCGCGACGCCGATCCCGCCCGGCAAGCCGACGCGCGCGCGGAACCGCAATCGCGTGAACAGCGTGATCCGATCGTTGAACATCTTGAGATCGAGACTGTCGCGCCGATACACGTACTGATGGCAGACAAGACCACCCATCGCGCTGCACTGCGCGCGGTCGAGACTGTCGGTGACGGGAAAGACGGAGTCGATGCGCGCCTTGATGCCGCTCATCGCGATCGTGACGGGAACGGCAATCGTTGCCGGCTCGGCCGGCGGCGGCGTGACGGACACGCCTGCGGGCGTCGGCGACGGGACATCGAAATGCCGCGAGCAGGCCGCGGCGAATGAGAGCGCTATGACGACGCGCGCGCGACGCATCACGCGAGCGCTGATCAACGATCTCACCGCGCGGCGACCGATGCCGGCACTATCACGCCGCGACACTCGCCGAACCCGATGCGCGGCCTGCCCTCCGCTTCGCACCACCCGCGGAGGATGACTTCGTCTCCATCCTCGAGGAATGCGCGGCGTTCGCCCGTCGGCAGCTCGAGCGGCTCGGTTCCACGCCACGTGCGTTCGAGGAGACAGCCGCGCGACTCTTTCGTGGCGCCGGACACCGTGCCGCTCGCCAGCAAATCGCCTGGACGCAGATTGCAGCCGTTGCTCGCGTGATGTGTCAGCAGTTGCGCAATGGTCCAGTACATGTCGGTGAAGCTGCCGCGGCTGATCCGCATCGGCTCCATGGTGCGTTGGCGCATCTGCGCCGACGACAGCGAAACCTCGAGTGTGATCGCTAAACCACCTCGTTTAGTATCACTCTGCGAATAAAGATGCGGCAGCGGGACAGGATCCCCTGGCGCCCGCGCGAACGCCGGCGCGCGATACGGCTCCACGGCGTCCAGCGTCACCACCCACGGCGAGACCGAGGTCGCGAAACTCTTCGCGAGGAAGGGGCCCAGCGGCTGGTACTCCCACGTCTGCACGTCGCGCGCGGACCAGTCGTTCACGAGACAGAGCCCGAAGATGTGCGACGGCGCGTCATCCATCGCGATTGATGAACCCAACGTGTTGCCGGGCCCCACGAAGACGCCGACTTCCAGCTCGTAGTCCAGCCGCAGGCTCGGCCCATACGTCGGCGGTCCATCACCGTCGCGCGTCTGTCCGTTCGGGCGATGCACCGATGTTCCGCTGACGACGATCGACGAGGCGCGGCCGTGGTAGCCAATCGGCACCCACTTGTAATTCGGCAGCAACGGATTGTCGGGACGAAACATGCTGCCGACGTTCGTCGCGTGATGCATCGACGCGTAGAAGTCGCTGTAGTCGCCGATCGATGCCGGCAGCAGCATCTCGACGTCGTCCATG
Above is a window of Gemmatimonadaceae bacterium DNA encoding:
- the fahA gene encoding fumarylacetoacetase; this translates as MLDTTHDPALRSWVDSANDAATDFPIQNLPFGVFRRAGEDARVGVAIGDQILDLRAASLLDASNLNVLMAQGRDAVQALRRTISDLLRAGAPPMPRVLVPMDDVEMLLPASIGDYSDFYASMHHATNVGSMFRPDNPLLPNYKWVPIGYHGRASSIVVSGTSVHRPNGQTRDGDGPPTYGPSLRLDYELEVGVFVGPGNTLGSSIAMDDAPSHIFGLCLVNDWSARDVQTWEYQPLGPFLAKSFATSVSPWVVTLDAVEPYRAPAFARAPGDPVPLPHLYSQSDTKRGGLAITLEVSLSSAQMRQRTMEPMRISRGSFTDMYWTIAQLLTHHASNGCNLRPGDLLASGTVSGATKESRGCLLERTWRGTEPLELPTGERRAFLEDGDEVILRGWCEAEGRPRIGFGECRGVIVPASVAAR